The Vitis vinifera cultivar Pinot Noir 40024 chromosome 18, ASM3070453v1 region agaaaaacatattAAACACAATAATTAAGAGGTCATGGGCTACTTTAGGATAAAATGAGGTTTTTCAATAATAGACCacaaaacaatataaatataaataaagaaaaacgtTATTTACAAAAATGCAATTGCTTGGTGCCACCGACAATTTCTTGAGGTTCATATCAAATTTCAGATGATCCAACCAATTAAAAAGGTTACaagagagcaaaaaaaaaaaaaaggaaaacgtTTCAGTATGATGGAGGTATTATGCACACTTCCAGCCAGTCAAAAGAAACTCGGAAAATAAAGTGATAATCATAACTCCACGATGCTGGTGCACTACGCCTAAAACTGTAAGATTAGGACATCAGTTTATGCTTACCAGCAGATTCAAAAATGGTAGTGGAATAGAATAGAACACCATTGATTCCACTGAGCTGTTGCAGAATAAGTAACCCAATTCCCACCTACAGGATATGAAGGTAAAAAACAATAAGATTGTGATTCATAACACTGCCAAGGCTGAGACCACAAATAATCAGATCATGACATCTAATACTTTCAAGACTCAAACCACACCATGCATGAATGAAACCTAGAACTTCCAAACAATAATTAGTACCATTAAAGGATACCAATATCTTCTTTGTTTGAGTTCTGCAAATCGGATTGTTGTTCTTCTGCTCGTTGATGCAACAGCCCTCTTAACAATGCAAATACAAACAAAATTATTGTGAGCCCATAGTTTTAGAAAGAGATGAAATGCAAAACCATCACTAATCATTTTTCTAGCATAAAATAGTTTATGTTGAAGAAATGAACCATAAAGCTTAATTACAAAAAAGGAGTACTTAGATCAATGATTATTACCTTGATTTCATTCACTTCAAAAGTAATATCAGTATCAAACCCCCGAAGAACTTGCAAAGAAGCTTCAAAATCTTCTGTCATACCCATCTTTGCCTGTTTCAAGAAAGAATGACTCAAAAACTGTATCAATATACTGACCCCTATCAATAGAGAAAATATACCACATGAAGCTTACAAGCCACCGAGGAGATTCTGGGATAAAAAATAGGCCAGGTATCAAAATTGTGCAAGGCAATATTCCTGCAAAACAAAAATGTTGCAAGGTTCCATCAATTTACCGGTgcttttttcatatattttgcaTCTTTTATTCAATCACATGGAAATTAGATGTCAGGGGGCTAGGGGAGGAAGAGTCAACTCAAAATTTCATACATGCTGCTGCACCTTTCTAACCAAGatcataaaatgttttgaaaaatgctATCATCATGAATCAAAGAAATTCATACAAGAATGGTGTTAAGATGTGAAGGGTTAtcttgaaaaccaaaaaatgaaaaagagttATTTACTCCAGGGGCCCCATGGGCACCTGAAAAGTCAAACTTCCAGTTAAATTATCAATGCATTGCACAATTATGTGCCTAACTTGACCAATTTAAGAAAATACAACTAATAGAACtagagaaaaaatataataaattgatCAAGTATTATATAAACCTGAAATAAAATGATTGTGccttatttaactttttaaaatcaaagtatGAGTTCAAACAAGTAGAACACCAACTTCAGATTGCTGCCTTCTTGAATTATAGTCAAACAAAGTGCAACCAAGTTTGAGCTGGAACAAGTTTTGAAGACAATGATCGTTTGGCACAAGAAACCTgggttaaaaaatttattgtcaCTAACTaactttcaacattttttttcttggaaaaatcTAATATACAACATAAACAAGTTTTGACCCCCTACAGAGATAAATAGTTTTCCTCCTCCAAATAGAAAACATCATCCTTCCTGAATATTGTTGTCCATGAATCTAAACAGAAATCCGCCAGAAGCAAGCTCTATATGTATAAAGCATCTCTCATGAGACCATCACTCGCCAAGACATTTTGATAACAGAAAATATTGTTGTGCATTTACTTGAACAAGTGTTACATTTATGGTCAATAAGATAACAGAAAATTTTTAATCATCCAAGTGATGGAAGACAGTAAAATGGATTGTTTTGGAGGATTACCCAAAACTGCTAGTAATCTCCAATTGAGAAAAAGTCCAAGCAAGTAAGCCAGCAATATTCCAATGGTGACAGAGAGCtacacaacaaaaacaaaaggaaattaGGCTGTCATGAATAAAATCTGAAGCTAGTCTTTTGAATACAACACCACCATTTaagccaaaaacaaaaaagccaTTAAACACAGTAACCTGGTTCACTGAACCCAAGCCTCCTCTCAAGTTCTGAGGTGATATTTCAGCTATGTACACAGGTACCTACAAAGTAATGAACAAAAGATTGGATTGAATAGCATTTGAGATTCTTTTTACACAAATATCCAAACTGGAGCAGCCAATAAAATCTCAAATGTACCGTGTAAGAGATTATTCCCACACCAAATCCTTCCAACAACCTTCCCATGTACAGGAATGAATAATCCTAAGTAAAACAACAAGAATGAGGAACAAAAGAGAGGTTCACAGAGATTTTTTATGAACACCCAAAATGGGAATATAAAACAGATAAATCACAAGAACTCACTTTAGCAAATGATATTGTGAGCCATCCGATTATATTAGGAATTGCAGCAATCATCAATGACTTCAGtttatcaaagaaaaaggaaaaaaaaacaaaagtcgGTTATTGAAAGCGAAACACTAGCCGTTAGTAAGGAAAAACGATGAATGATTTCATCCTACCCCTTTTCGCCCAATATATTCAGAAATCTGACCGGAGGCTATTGCCCCAACCATGGCGCCCACATTTGATAAAGAACCAAATAGAGAGTACTGATCCAAGAAAGTCAGTTACGCACTAAATTGAAACAAATCCAAACGGAATTAAAGCGCCAGAGATTCACACCTCCGAGACCGTTAGTCCGAGATCCTTGGTGATGGCGGATTGCGTAGGCGAAGAATAACCAGACTGCGAAGATACAAGAAAATCAATCCATAAACAGATATACAAAGTAGAAAAGAAAAGCCCAATAAAACAGGCTCCGTTTGGCTGCCGGGAAAACAGTGGGAAGATCAAAGGAAAGCAAGTTCCGATTAGCTCATATTCCGATTTCTACGCAATCAAACGAGAGAATGAAGCAAGAAGAAACATACAGTGAAACCGAACTGAATAGGACCCAAGGCGACGATGAGAACACAAGCGACGACGGAGACGGAGCTGTCCCGAATCACCTGAGACGACCCCATCATACTAGATTGCCTCGACCCCATTCTGTACCAGCTTCCAGTGTGAAGAAATGGCTTCCGCAAATCCCTCCCATCCTCGTTCTCGTCCCTGAAACTCATCCCTAATCTGCAATCAGCACCTCAAGCGTTCGCCAAAATGATAAAAGATGGTGTGTTTTGGACAGTTGGAGTGAGGAGAGTCGAGAAAAGGTGGGCTGATGAGAACGCAGTTGGACTCAACCGTCAGATGGAGATCTTGACATGTAGGGGTAGCGTTCTCATCATATCCGCTGGTCTTCACGTTCCCCTCGGTTGTTCTTTTGCCACCCCTTCCCTCCTTTAGCCGCCAGCACACCTATAGCCTTGCCCTTCCCCCAAATTATTACACCTCAtcattttgaaaaggaaatgtTATATCAAATTATCAATCCTCGCTTCCTCCTCTACTAATTACTAACAAATTCTGATTTAGTCctttaaacaaaaattacagATGGGTCTACTCATTGATTACCTGTCTCTTCAATTTAGCGCTCCTCTTCTACATTCCTATTAATTGTTTTCGATTACATTTTTCTTCTGATTTTGTGAAAATCATTACTTCACAGCTTTTTATTGTGaggtgattttttatttttgaaggaaaTTGAAAGTGTGACATAGAGAGTGGCATTAGTATTAGAGTTCTTATTAATAGTCCAAGATATGATTGGATGGGACGATTTAAATTATTGTGTGAGGGAAAAACGAGTGGTGTAAAGCTGAGCCTGACAGTTAAATTTGTTGTTTGTGGGTATGATTTGTGGGCATTGGCATCAAGTTGTAAAATATAACATTCGGAGAACGGGAATGATGAGAGTATATTCATTATAAATGAGGCCATGTTTCTCATGGACTAtagcattaataaaaaaaattaaaaaaattaaaaaataaattgcagGACCACTCTGGGTTGTACCTCGGTGTTCATTGTTTGTCTTCTTCCATCATATGCATATACCATCAACATTTAAGACTTCCCTCACACGCGCATTGGTTTGGTAACCCTGCGCTGTATGGTGGCCAGTGGCCAGTGGTCAATACCCAACCCCAACTATACATTCAATGTCTGAGCCTCTCGACttgaacaaataaagaaaaagggaaaaagttccaaaatcacCAAATAAGGACCTTTTGTTGTCTTTTCATTCAACTATTTTGACTCGGAGGACGCTCACCGGGTCACgcgaaagaagaaaatatgtgaCAAGCCTGGTAAGTTGGGTTGGGACTTGGGACAACGGGTGATTGTTGGGCACCCGGTTTTTACGTGATGAGAGAAGCTCAGAGGGAAGCCATCAATGAAACAGCTCTACCTAAAAGTCTCTGGTAGGTAACAATTTGATAAGACGAATCTTGGTCCAAGCTTCCCTcccatttcaattttcattggCTGAGGCCGCATATGTCGACTGGGAAGACGATGTACCccatttaatatgatttaatttaaattattaaatatatttgataaagtatcttattattatatttccTCTTATTTTAATTCAAGAACTGATGATTTCATAAAAAGGAATAACACGTTTCTAGATCCCCGATATCATAATTTATTACACtagtaaaaaattataatgattaattattaaattataagaaaaatggtAATTAGATGGTGATTTGGACTTCTAATTGTGCTTtgttgtataaaaaaaattagaatttttataagttaacatttattttttatatggttTATCTTTTGATTCATAAATCTATTTTCGAATACATGTTCTATTGattaattcattaaatttttattttaaaaagagtactaaattctgaattttgattattaacAAAATCGTACACatatgaacaaaaaataaaagaaaaaaaaaatatgattcaacAATAAATGTGATTCTTATGTCCACAAAGTGCATCAATACAATACACAATAatccactaataaaaaaataaaaagagttataatggtaaaacttttgaaaaatacttctcGATTGTCGTTGCACTCTCTAAAACAAAACTCTaactataaaaatgataaatatataatagggtcaaattcatcaattattatataaaagaaatttcatcAAGGGTTATTGTCCTTTAACCTCATGAGCTGACCGATCAACTTGACCCTTAACATCGTGAAAGAAGtgtaataaaattgattcagatttcataatcaaatatttatttctcaaaattaattgacaatagatgaagatgaacaatgttttaaaattatagtttaaaattttgataaaaaaaattcattagaaTTGataattgttaatttattttgattttatcttaaattaaaaagttgtattttgaaaattttataacaaaGCGGTGCTAAtccaaattttatgatttttaagttGCTTACTTTTATTTTGGAATGGATATtctacaaaattttataaaatatattttttgttgagAATGGGAAGAATCATgaaccaaaaataattttgattttaattttgaaattttatacgTTAAGTTTAAATCGATCTATTatccaatttaaataattttaattggtttagtttttttattaagaattcatgaaaaaaattaggtctaaattttttttacaaaaataagagaaaaagttgacaaaaacaaaatatagttCAATCATATTGGTATgaaaaatttgttaatttatactAAATTCATTTTGTATTCGAATTACACCAAATCGGgatgatttaattattatttaaaaaaaaagagttatctaataaattttaaaaatattgtattttctatgagaaattaaatttgaacattataataaaattaaatattgaaaaagaagaagagaaaaggtgattttttttccaaatgaaagttttttatattttccattaaCATGACAttgcattaaaataaaatagtttaaaaaataaaccacTCTAAAAATGTGCTTTAAATTTGCTTTAAAATTGAAGCAAAAAACAGACCCACTAATGTAATTTCATTTACATTCTTATAATAACAGACCTCgaaactaataaaatataattgcaTTGAAggtcattattttaatatacaaaattttcaaagtaaaatAGTATATGATTACGTGGACGATGGAACGTGTGGAATTAATTTAGGACAATGAGAAGAGAAGTGACGTCATATTCGTTGGTAGCACGTGGAAAAAGGTTGTAAGATAAATGAAACAGAAAGTGACAGCTGGAGCCTGAGGTCAGGACACAGTGCGCAAGTACTGGTTAGTGAGTTACCATGTGCTTACCTGTTCAAACTTACATGTTAGTATGTTACCAAACCAATCGCAACCACAAGTATCAAGAtcttcttctccctttttattattattattttttttttaatttttttattttttatattcaaacttTTCTGTttcttctcttgtttttaaaattttcattttttctccccctatttctcaatttttgagatttttttttttttacaatttcacTCTCTAGAATGTCAAATTGTATGAGTTGTTCATGAAATTGACTTTTGATGCACATTTTCACATGAATGTCGGATAAAATTGAATGTTTATTATGTAACATATTGCTATTCGTCTagttaaaatttgaatattttattaaatatataaattacaatATGATATGAGTAAttgaattaaaacaataaaatttaaatatgatttaattatatcaaataacatcatcagaaaataaataaataataaggaaaaaataaaaagtaaattattgttatatgattctttaaattcatttacttacttcatttaattatataaagataaattagatttataatacataatttttttaattaattttaatcatatttatttttttcatgataaatcaaactttttttattattaatttttttctttacttagtGTTTTTCTGAACCAAAGATAGCCTAAATGAGTGTCTGAATCTTAGCCAAAGGGGAATGAATGGTACATcatgtgaaaaataatttaaataaatcaaatgcgGGTCATATAGGTTACAatcataatcaaattaattaattagtttgatAGGTCATCAAATTATTCTATTCaagttgacaaaaaaaaaaactaatagacAGTTTATAcaaattgataaatatgattatacttAATTTAAACTTGAAAAATGTATTGTACATGGATTATCTTTCTGCTCTTTACTAAAATACAAACAATATATAGTTTCTTAAGATtaagaaacttaaaaaataaagtgaagaTTAAATCAAATAAGTTTATTCACAATTATTGGGAGTTATAAACTCTGCAATAGTCATTAATGATAATATTTTGTGGGATAAATTTAGTGCAATAATCACCCAAGATTTGGTAATAAGGAgagtataaaattttaaataaatcaagGAGAGATCCGGGAGTTAGTGGCATACCCATATATCTCTATAAATCTTTATAATCCATACGGAATAAGAAACCGTAAAGATACTTTTAGCTGTTCACCATCCACTCGACGACCCAAATTTTGGGCCCATAGTCCACCACATGGTTTGAAGATCCAGCCCCggatttttaactttttcttgaAGGCCCATATGTCGATGAGTGGGCTGTGGGTCTGTGAGGTCCACAGGTGGAAAAGGAGTGGGCTATTGTCCACGATAAACttggcagagagagagagagagtttccTTCTGGGAAGAGAAAGCCGGACAGACCTTGTTAGAACTTCGAAAGTTAGATGAGAGTGAAAAGCGAGGAAGGGgagtgatatatatatatggttacaAAAGCGGGTCAATCCAATCAAATCTAATCTAATTCAATCCAAATCCTCATCATCATCCCTTTCTCTACTGTTGTCACGGCTGCGACTATGTACGAATCCAATTTGATATACGGGCAGTGACTCTCGCCACAGGTTCATTCCTAACCACCGCCGATCGCCGAGGATATCCGTTCTAGACGACTTCCGGGGAATTCGATGATGGGCGAGCACGCTCAGACTGTGCCTAAGCTGCAGCCCGATAATGAAAGTGCTACGGCCACCTCCAACGCCGCCGACACGACTGCCATCCAAATCGTTTCGACATCCACCGAATTAGCGACCATTGCTCCTCCTGAAAATCAATCTTCTGCTTCAAACATTCCTTTTCGTCCAAGAAAGATCCGAAAAATTTCTCCAGATAACTCCGAATCGAAACCCGCCGGAGATTCCAAGACTGCAGGGAAAGGTGCCAAGAACAAGCTTGTTCCTCAACGAGTTCCGGCGGTACCGAACATGGTGGCGAGGGCGCTATCTTGCGAAGGCGAGATCGAAATCGCGCTCCGACATCTTCGAAACGCGGATCCGCACCTGGCTCCGTTAATTGATCTCCACCCGCCTCCAACATTCGACTCTTTCCACACCCCGTTTCTTGCCCTAACAAAGAGCATTCTCTATCAGCAGCTCGCCTACAAGGCCGGCACCTCGATCTACACTCGATTCGTTGGTCTCTGTGGCGGCGAAGCCGGAGTATTGCCGGAAACCGTTCTTGCCCTAACCCCTCACCAGCTTCGGCAAATCGGAGTATCGGGGCGTAAGGCTAGTTATCTACATGACCTTGCGAGGAAATACCAAAATGGCATCTTGTCCGATACAGGGATTATTACAATGGATGATAAGTCCCTTTTCACAATGCTCACGATGGTTAATGGCATTGGGTCTTGGTCTGTTCATATGTTCATGATTTTCTCACTCCATAGACCGGATGTTCTTCCTGTAAACGATCTTGGTGTCCGCAAAGGGGTGCAGCTCCTTTATGGCCTTGAAGAGTTGCCTAGGCCGTCCCAGATGGAACAGTTGTGCGAGAAGTGGAGGCCGTATAGGTCAGTAGCATCCTGGTATATCTGGAGGTTTGTTGAAGGCAAGGGAGCTCCTTCTAGCGCGGCGGCTGTTGCTGGGGGTCCTAGtctgcagcagcagcagcagcagcaagaGCAGCAACAACAACATCAGCAGCAACAACATCAGCAGCAGTTTCTCGATCCAATCAATGGCATTCTAAACCTCGGgtattttcccttatttttatatttgtgcaACTGATTTCAATTATTGACTTGAAGCTGTTCTGAAGTATATTATTGATGTTTCATGCACTTAATTTCTTAACAGTTTTCTGTAGCTTTGGTTGTTTTTGTTATGCTATTTGTGCTTGTACATGCTGTTAGtggatttaatttaatatgtgGCAAATTACTGAATAGTTCAATTTCAATTGCAATTGCCTATGGTTGTATTTCTTTTTAGGTGCgctctatcaaaaaaataatttatttttcattgtacCTTAACTcctaaacaaaatttaattctaaTGCTTCTCATTCCTTAATTTTTATCACTAAATAGATGAGCATCTATCCCTGCAACTGTTTAGGTGAGAAGAAGGGCTAGATgtataaagaataaaaaccaTTACAAGGGCATTGGACCAAACGAACCCTACAAGTTTCCTAATCGGTTCATTTGGAgagtaaaatttatttatttattttgatagataaacacacaaaatatatattagaaaaagggCGCTTAAGAGGCAACCCA contains the following coding sequences:
- the LOC100243712 gene encoding alkylbase DNA glycosidase-like protein mag2, whose protein sequence is MMGEHAQTVPKLQPDNESATATSNAADTTAIQIVSTSTELATIAPPENQSSASNIPFRPRKIRKISPDNSESKPAGDSKTAGKGAKNKLVPQRVPAVPNMVARALSCEGEIEIALRHLRNADPHLAPLIDLHPPPTFDSFHTPFLALTKSILYQQLAYKAGTSIYTRFVGLCGGEAGVLPETVLALTPHQLRQIGVSGRKASYLHDLARKYQNGILSDTGIITMDDKSLFTMLTMVNGIGSWSVHMFMIFSLHRPDVLPVNDLGVRKGVQLLYGLEELPRPSQMEQLCEKWRPYRSVASWYIWRFVEGKGAPSSAAAVAGGPSLQQQQQQQEQQQQHQQQQHQQQFLDPINGILNLGACAWGQ
- the LOC100266019 gene encoding sugar transporter ERD6-like 6; the encoded protein is MSFRDENEDGRDLRKPFLHTGSWYRMGSRQSSMMGSSQVIRDSSVSVVACVLIVALGPIQFGFTSGYSSPTQSAITKDLGLTVSEYSLFGSLSNVGAMVGAIASGQISEYIGRKGSLMIAAIPNIIGWLTISFAKDYSFLYMGRLLEGFGVGIISYTVPVYIAEISPQNLRGGLGSVNQLSVTIGILLAYLLGLFLNWRLLAVLGILPCTILIPGLFFIPESPRWLAKMGMTEDFEASLQVLRGFDTDITFEVNEIKRAVASTSRRTTIRFAELKQRRYWYPLMVGIGLLILQQLSGINGVLFYSTTIFESAGVSSSNLATCLVGVIQVIATGITTWLLDKAGRRLLLIISSSVMTISLLVVAVSFFLKDAVSKDSSLYSIMSILAVVGVVAMVVGFSLGMGPIPWVIMSEILPINIKGLAGSVATLSNWFFSFVVTMTANLLLTWSSGGTFTIYMVVSVFTVVFAAIWVPETKGRALEEIQFSFR